CCGGCGGCGTGCGGGTTCGCACCGTCCACGCCGGCGCGAACTCACCTTCGAGGCAGTCGCGCTTGGGCGGCAGGCCGGGCGCCTTCTTCACGGCGAACCCGTTCTGCGCCAGGGCGTCGCGCACGGCGCGGGCGATGGTCCAGGTGGCGATGCCCGTGCCGCGCCGGGCGAAGCGCGAGATGGCCTTCAGCGTCTCGGGCGACCACATGGCGGGGTTGCACTCCGGGCTGAAGCCATCGAGGAAGATGCTGTCGGCCTCGAAGCGCTGGGCGCGCAGCATGGGTTGCACGTCGCCGATGCACAGCGTGAGCAGCACGCGGCCATCGTCGAAGGACAGGCGGTGGAAGCCGGGCAGCAACCCGTGCCACTGCGCGGCCAGCAGGCGCGCCAGCTCGGCAAGTTCAGGGTAGGCGGTGGCTGCGCGCAGCAGGTCGTCGCGCGACACCGGGTGGGCCTCGATCGACACGACATGCAGCAGCCGGGGGCGCTGCGTATCGCCGCGCCATGCGTGCCAGGTCGCCAGGAAGTTCAGGCCGAAGCCGAAGCCCGTCTCGAGGACGCGCCATTGCGGCCGGCCGGCCCAGCGCCCGGGCAGCCCGCAGCCGCGCAGGAACACATGGCGCGACTGCGCCAGTGCGCCGGTTTCCGTGTGGTAGATATCGCCGAAGCGTTCGCTCAGGGGCACGCCGTCGGCGCGCCAGGCGACCGGCTCGGCCACCGCGTCAGGCCGCGGGCGGCACGTAGCCCTGCGCCACGTCGGCGCCTTCGCCGAAGAAGTGCTTCTCCATCTGCCGCTTGAGGTACTCGCGGGCGCGCTGGTCGGCCAGGTTCAGGCGGTTCTCGTTGACCAGCATCGTCTGCTGCTTGAGCCAGGCGGCCCAGGCTTCCTTGCTGACGTTTTCCCACAGCCGCTTGCCGAGGTCGCCAGGGTAGGGCGGGAAGTCGAGCCCCTCCGCCTCTTTGCCGAGCTTGATGCACTGGACCATGCGTGCCATTTTGTTTGCCTTCGTGTGGGTTGCCGGGCGTGCCGTGGGCGCCACCCGCTTAGTTGATTTCGCTATTTAGAACTGAGAACTCAGTCGTTCCCTGTTCCTTATGCCGTATTCAGAATCGGCGACTTCATCGATATGCCCCTTGCGCAGAACAGAGAGCAGACCACCATGAGCCTTCGCCGCGACTTTATCAAGCTTTCCCTCGGCGCCGCCCTCGCGAGCGGCATGGCCCTCACGGCCGTGCCGTCCTTCGCCCAGACGGTGAATCTGCTCAACGTGTCGTACGACCCCACGCGCGAGCTGTATGTCGACTACAACAAGGCCTTCGCCGCCTACTGGAAGGGCAAGACCGGCCAGGACGTGGTGATCAAGCAGTCGCACGGCGGCTCGGGCAAGCAGGCGCGCTCGATCATCGACGGCATCGACGCCGACGTCGCCACGCTCGCGCTGGCCGGCGACACCGACGCACTGGTCAAGCACGGCGGCCTGGTCAAGGCCGACTGGCAGAAACGCCTGCCGCACAACTCGGCGCCCTACACCTCGACCATCGTGTTCCTGGTGAAGAAGGGCAACCCCAAGGGCCTGAAGGACTGGGACGACCTCATCAAACCGGGCGTGCAGGTCATCACGCCCAACCCCAAGACCTCGGGCGGCGCGCGCTGGAACTACCTGGCCGCCTGGGAATTCGCCAAGCGCAAGTACGGCGGCCCGGACGGTGGTGACAGCAAGGCCAAGGACTTCGTCGCCAAGCTCTACAAGAACGTGCCGGTGCTCGACACCGGCGCGCGCGGCTCGACCATCACCTTCGTCCAGCGCGGCGTGGGCGACGTGCTGCTGGCCTGGGAGAACGAGGCCTACCTGGCGCTGAAGGAATTCGGCCCCGAGAAGTTCGACATCGTCGCGCCCTCCATCAGCATCCTGGCCGAGCCCACCGTGGCGGTGGTCGACAAGGTGGTCGACAAGAAGGGCACGCGCGCCGTCGCCGAGGAATACCTGAAGTACCTCTACTCCGACGAAGGCCAGGACATCGCCGGCCGCAACTATTACCGCCCGACCTCCGAGAAGGCCAAGGCGAAGTACGACAAGCAGTTTCCCAAGCTGACGCTCTTCACCATCGACCAGGCCTTCGGTGGCTGGGAGAAGGCCGACAAGGCGCACTTCGCGGACAACGGGTCCTTCGACCAGATCTACACCAACAAGTGACCCCAGCCGGAAGCATCGCGTGACTGTTCTTTTGATTGCCGGTAGCCCGACCACGCCTTCGCGTTCGTCGGCCCTGCTCGAAGCGGTGGGCCAGCGGCTGGAAGGCCGGGGCGCCCGGATCGAACGCATCGCCGTGCGCGACCTGCCCGCGCAGCCGCTGCTGCATGCCGACTGGAGCCATCCGGCGGTCGAGCGCGTGATCGCGCAGGTCGCCGAGGCGCGCGTGGTGGTGATCGCCACGCCGGTCTACAAGGCCGCCTACAGCGGCATCCTGAAGGTGCTGCTCGACCTGCTCGCGCAGGACGCCCTCAAGGGCAAGACGGTGCTGCCGCTGGCCACCGGCGGCAGCCCGCACCACATGCTGGCGCTCGACTACGCGTTGCGCCCGGTGCTGCAGGCGCTGGCCGCGCGGCAGATCCTGCCGGGTGTCTACGCCACCGATTCGCAGGTCACGCTGACGCCCGAGGGCGCCTACCAGGTGCACGCCGACCTGGCCCGTCGGCTCGACGATGCCGCGGAGGCGCTGGCGGCCGAAGGCCTGAAGCTCGCGCCGCGGCGCGGCTTCGACCCGGTGCCCTTCTCTCAGGTGCGATGTAGCGTCTGACGGCACGCCCGTCTGCACGCCTCTCGCTCCCATTTCACCGTCCTTCGAAAACACTGCTGCGCGCGGTGCGGGACAACGCACGCCGAAAGAAACCGAACCATGACCCGTCCTGCCATTCCTCGCCGCCGCCTGATCCAGGGCGCTGCCGCCGCCGTGCTGCTGCCATCGATCAGCGCCTTCGCGCAAGCCCCCGCGCGCACGCTGCGCATCGGCAACCAGAAGGGCATCCTCAGTCTGCTGAAGGGCCGGGGCATGCTGGAGAAGCAGCTCGCGGCGCTGAACGTGTCGGTGAAGTGGACCGAGTTCACCGCCGGCCCGGTGCAGCTCGAGGCGCTCAACGTCGGCTCCATCGACTTCGGCGACGTGGGCGAAGCGCCGCCGATCTTCGCGCAGGCCGCCGGCGCGCCACTGGCCTATGTCGCGGCGACGGTGCCGCGTCCGGCGGTCGAAGCCGTGATCGTGCCCAAGGGTTCCGCGATCCGCACGGTGGCCGACCTCAAGGGCAAGAAGATCGCGCTGAACAAGGGCAGCAACGTCCACTACTTCATCGTCAAGCTGGCCGAGAAGCACGGCCTGGCCTACAGCGACCTGAACCTGGTCTACCTGCCGCCGGCCGATGCACGCGCCGCCTTCGAGAAGGGCTCGGTCGACGCCTGGGTGATCTGGGACCCATTCCTCGCCGCCGCGCAGACCACGCTCGACGCCCGCCTGCTGGCCGACGCGACCGGCGTGGTGGGCAACCGCGCCTACTACTTCTCGTCGCTCGACTACGTCGCGAAGAACGCCGACGTGCTGAAGCTCGTCGTGGAGGAGATCAACCGCATCGACCAGTGGGCCGAAGCCAACCAGGGCGCCTACGCCACCGAACTGGCGGCGCTGCTCGGCCTGCCCAAGCCGGCGCTCGACCTCTTCGTCGGCCGCAACCGCTACGGCACCACGCCGATCACCAAGGCCATCCTGGCCGAGCAGCAGCAGATCGCCGACACCTTCTTCGCGCTCAAGCTGATCCCGAAAAAGATCAACGTGCTGGACGCCGCTGCGGCCGGCATCGCCTGACGAGGACACCTCCATGCAAGTCTTCTGGTTTCTTCCCACGCACGGCGACAGCCGCTACCTCGGCACGACCGAAGGCGCGCGCACGGTCGACCTGGCCTACCTGCAGCAGATCGCCGGCGCGGCCGACCGGCTCGGCTACGAAGGCGTGCTGATCCCGACCGGCCGCTCGTGCGAAGACCCGTGGGTCATCGCGTCGAGCCTGATCGGCGCGACGAACAAACTCAAGTTCCTGGTCGCCGTGCGGCCCGGCCTGCACCAGCCGAGCCTGGCCGCACGCATGGCGGCGACCTTCGACCGGCTCTCGGGCGGGCGCGTGCTGGTGAACCTGGTGACGGGCGGCGACCAGGCCGAACTGGAAGGCGACGGCGTCTTCCTCGACCATGCGGCGCGCTACGAGCAGTCGGCCGAGTTCATCCGCATCTGGCGCGAGATCATCGCGCGCAGCCACGACGGTCAGACCTTCGACTACGAGGGCAAGCACCTGAGCGTGAAGGGCGCCAAGCTGCTGTTCCCGCCGACCCAGAAGCCGTACCCGCCGGTGTGGTTCGGCGGCTCGTCCGAAGCGGCGCACGAGTTGGCGGCCGAGCAGGTCGACACCTACCTCACCTGGGGCGAGCCGCCCGCCGAAGTCGCGAAGAAGATCGCCGACGTGAAGGCGCGCGCCGCGCGCAAGGGGCGCACGGTCAAGTTCGGCATCCGCCTGCACGTCATCGTGCGCGAGACGGAGGACGCGGCGTGGCAGGCGGCCGAAGACCTGATCAGCCGTGTCGACGACCAGACCGTGATCCGCGCGCAGGCGGCGTTCTCGAAGATGGATTCGGTCGGCCAACGGCGCATGGCTGCGCTGCATGCCGGCGGCGCCAAGCGCAAGCGCGAAGACCTCGAGATCTCGCCCAACCTCTGGGCCGGCGTCGGCCTGGTGCGCGGCGGTGCCGGCACGGCGCTGGTGGGCGATGCGAAGACAGTGGCGGCACGCATCGAGGAATACGCCGCACTCGGCCTCGACAACTTCATCCTCTCGGGCTACCCGCACCTCGAGGAGTCGTACCGCTTCGCCGAACTCGTCTTCCCGCTGCTGCCGCGCAAGCAGCGCCCGGGCCTGCCGGGCCAGACGCTGACCGGACCCTTCGGCGAGGTCGTCGCGAACCTCGATGCGCCATCGCGCCTCGTCTCCCAGAGTTGAGAACCCCATGACCGAACAAGTGCAACCCTTGCCGGCGACCAACGCGCCGTCCTTCGCGGGCCTCAAAGGCTTCGGCGCCAATGTGGCCGGGCGGCTGGTGCCGTGGATCGTGCCGGTCACGCTCATCGTCGCCTGGCAGATCGCGTCGTCGCTCGGCTGGCTGTCGACGCGCGTGCTGCCGGCGCCGCTCGACGTGGTCAAGGCCGCGTGGACGCTGACGGCCTCGGGCGAGTTGTGGACCCATGTGAAGGTGAGTGCCGGCCGTGCGCTGGCGGGGCTCGCGATCGGCGGCGGGCTCGGCCTCGCGCTGGGCCTGCTGACCGGCTCGGTGAAGTTCTTCGAGACGCTGCTCGACTCCACCATCCAGATGGTGCGCAACATCCCGGCGCTGGCGCTCATCCCGCTGGTGATCCTGTGGTTCGGCATCGACGAAACGGCCAAGCTCTTCCTCATCAGCGTGTCGGTGTTCTTCCCGATCTACCTCAACACCTTCCACGGCATCCGCAATGTCGACCCGCAGCTCATCGAGATGGGCCGCACCTACGGGCTCAGCCGCTGGCAGCTGTACCGCGAGGTGATCCTGCCGGGCGCGCTGTCGTCGATCCTCGTCGGCCTGCGCTTTTCGCTGGGCCTGATGTGGGTGATCCTGATCGTGGCCGAGACCATCTCGGCGCAGGCCGGCATCGGCTATCTCACGATGAACGCCCGCGAGTTTTTGCAGACCGACATCGTGCTGGTCGGCATCCTGCTCTACGCACTGCTCGGAAAGCTGGCCGACCTCTTCGCCCGCGGGCTGGAGCGTTGGTGGCTGCGCTGGCACCCCGGCTACCAGGCCAAGTGATCCCAGGGAGAAACACCATGACCTCATCGCTGTCCCTCACGCGCCGTGGCGCGCTCGGTACGCTGGCCGCACTTGGCGCGGCGTCTGCCTTCGCGCAGGGCACGTCGACCGTGCGCATCGGCTACCAGAAGTCGTCGACGCTCATCGTCGTGCTCAAGACCCAGGGCACGCTCGAACGGCAACTGGCCCCGCTGGGCGTCAAGCCGAGCTGGCACGAGTTCACCAGCGGCCTGCCGCTGCTGGAAGCGCTCAACCTCGACAACCTCGACTTCAGTGCCGACGTGGCCGACACCGTGCCGGTGTTCGCGCAGGCAGCCGGCGCGCAGCTCACCTTCGTCGCGCAGGAGGCGCCGTCGCCCGCGGCCCAGGCCATCCTGGTGCGCGAAGACTCGCCCATCAAGACGCTGGCCGACCTCAAGGGCAAGAAGATCGGCTTCGCCAAGGCGGCCGGTGCGCACTACCTGCTGATCGCCGCGCTCGACAAGGCGGGCCTTTCGCTCAAGGACATCGAGCCGGCCTACCTCACGCCGGCCGATGGCCGCGCGGCCTTCGAGAAGGGCGCGATCGACGCGTGGGTGGTGTGGGACCCGTTCCTCGCCGCCGCGCAGCGGCAGTCCAAGGTGCGCGTGCTGGCCGACGGCACCGGCATCGCGTCGTACCAGCGCTACTACCTCGCGAGCACCAAGTTCGCGACCGCGCGCGCCGACGTGCTGGGCGTGATCTATGCCGAGCTGGCCAAGGCCGGCCAATGGGTCAAGGCGAATCCGAAGGACGCCGCGGCCTTGCTGGCGCCGGTGTGGGGCATCGATGCCGCCACGGTCGAGCAGGCCAACGCGCGCCGCAGCTATGCCGTGCGTCCTGCGTCGCTCGACGTGATCGGCGAGCAGCAGAAGATCGCCGACGCCTTCTTCGCCGAGAAACTGCTGCCGCGCAAGATCGATGCGCTCGCATCACCGCTGTTCAAGCCGGGAGCCGGGGCATGAGTGCAGTATTCGAAGCGCCGATCATCGCGGGCGGCGTGAAGCTCGAAATCCGCAACGTGCACAAGCGCTACGGCGAACGCGAGGTGCTGCGCAACACGCAGCTCACCATCGAGCCGGGCCAGTTCATCGCCATCGTCGGGCGCAGCGGCTGCGGCAAGAGCACGCTGCTGCGGCTGGTGGCGGGCCTGGAGCCCTCGACCGACGGCACGCTGTCGACCGACGGCCGAACCATCGACGGCCTGCACGACGACACGCGGATCATGTTCCAGGAGGCGCGCCTGCTGCCGTGGCGCCGCGTGCTGGACAACGTCACGCTTGGCCTGCCGTCGCACCTGCGCGCGCGGGGCCGCGAGGTGCTCGCCCAGGTCGGGCTGGCCGACCGCGAGAACGAATGGCCGGCGCGCCTGTCGGGCGGCCAGCGTCAGCGCGTGGCGCTGGCCCGTGCGCTGGTGCACCACCCGCGGCTGCTGCTGCTCGACGAACCGCTCGGCGCGCTCGACGCACTGACGCGCATCGAGATGCACCGCCTCATCGAGAGCCTGTGGCAGACGCACCGCTTCACCGCGCTGCTGGTGACGCACGACGTGCAGGAGGCGGTGGCGTTGGCTGACCGCGTGATCCTGATCGAGGACGGCCGCATCGCGCTCGACGAGAACATTGCCCTCGCACGGCCGCGTTCGCAGGGCGACCCGGCCTTCGCCGCCATCGAAAAACGCATCCTCGACCGCGTGCTGCAGAAGCCTGCTACCGAGGAGGCGGAATCCGCCAACGACACGCGCTGGGCCGACGGCCCGGCCCACGTGCTGCGCTGGGCGGTTTGATTTTCAGTTTTTCCATCCAACCGAAAGAAACACCATGTCCATTCAAGCCATCAATGTCCGCAACCAGTTCAAGGGCAAGGTCAAGGAGATCATCCGAGGCGACGTCGTCTCCGAAGTCGATGTCGAGACGCCCTGGGGCATCGTCACCTCGGTCATCACCACGCGCTCGGTCGACGAGCTGCAGCTCAAGCCCGGCTCCGACGTGGTCGCGCTGGTGAAGTCGACGGAAGTGTCGATCGCGAAGCTCTGATAAGCAGGCGCGGGCCGCAACGGCCCGCGTGCAGGCTCAACGCTCGCTAGCCATCGCATCCAATGGGCTGCGCACTGCGCCATCGACGCGCAGTTGAATGCCTGCGGCATTGCGCATGTCGGGTGCTTCGAGGCAGACAGGCTGCGATCGATGGCGACCCAGCCGAGACATGCCCCGACTTCGACGCCATCCGTCTCTGCAGATGGCCGGATGCAGTGAAAGCGAACGAAGGCGCGGATCATTGGACGTCGGCCAGCTCGGTGCGGCGGCCGGAGTGCATGAGCCGAGTGTGCTTACGTATCTGGCCGAGTGACGCCTAATTTTTACTTCAAGTGGACTGCCTTCCATCCGCAGCTCAAGTCAAACGTCAGGCCTCACGCTTACCATCATGGGTCACCCTTTCCCGGCGAACATGAAATCCCTTGTCGCTTTTGCGTTTGTATTGCTCTTGTCGTCGTGTGCAACAAATCGACTGCACTTCGCGCCCTACACAGACCCAGCAACGCTAGGTCGAATACGAACTGCGCCGGCTCCAGTCAATTTGCTTGCAGTCACTCCGCCAGAGTCATGCAGTTCGTGCAACGAGGCCAGCAGCGCCGTTTGGCATGCTGCCAACCTCGACGTTAAGTTCTATGAGGGCTTTTTTCCCATACCCGTGGCGGACTGGAAGGAATTGCTTGCGGCTTCACTCGACCGCGATTCAGAGGTATCGAGTAGCCCGGTTGCCAGCATCGAGGTGAAGCGGGTCTTCCTGAAGACTTGGCAAGAGCCGCGGTATTCAGCCTGTTTCGTCGAACTAGTCGTTACTGATGGCGCCGGGAGCAGACGCGGAGTCGCTTCGATAAAGCTACCAGGCACCGGCCAAATTCTTGTTTCACGCGATAGGGTCCGCTTGGAACCTGAATACGAAGCGCTCGTACGGCTGACCATAAGGGCGGCCTACCTGGATGCCAACGCACGCAAGTGACGCGCACATTTGTACCTATCCCTTCCTTCAAGTGGACAGACCTCCGGCCCTCCGCTCAGGTCAAACGCTTGGCGCCAGGCAACGTCGTTGAATACGTGCCGCGGTATCGCGCAGGATTTCAAAGGCTCAAATCTTGAGAACAAGAAGCCATGAAGAGGGTTGAACAAGTTCGCCCGAGGCCCGCGGGCGCGCAGTGAGGACGGTGTAGGTCAGCAGCCGTCGAAGCGCAGAGCCGCCGCCGCCACAAGCCGCACGCGCGGCCCGAAGCTCTCGATGTTGCTCAACGTGATGTTGTGGTGCGCGATCACCTGCGGTGCCGACAGCGCCGCATTGCCCGCCGAGGTGTGCGCGTCTTCCACCAGCGTCACCGGGTAGCCCAGCGCGAGGGCGCGACGCGTCGTGGTGTCGACGCAGAACTCCGTGTGCATCCCGCAGACCACGAGCGCGTCGATGCCGTGCTGCTGCAGCAGGTCCTGCAGCGCCGTGCGATGGAAGGAATCGGCCGCGGTCTTGCGCACGCGCAGGTCGGTCGGCAGCGCTTCAAGGCCCTGCGCCAGCTGCCAGCCGGCGCTGCCGTGCACGAGGGCGCCGTCGTTCGACTCGTGCTGGATGAAGATCACCGGCCGGCCCGCGGCGCGGGCCTTGGTGCTCACCTGGTTGATGCGGGCGATGGTTTCGGCCGACGCGAAGGCGGCATCGTCGCCCTCGCACAGGCCTTGCTGGACATCGATGACGAGGACGGCGGTGTTCATGCGGTCGAGTATGGCAAATGCGGGCCGCAGCGTCGAAGTCAGGTTCGCCAAAGCGTGAAGGGGACACAATGCGACCCCTTCGCGCGCCTGCTCGACACCTCCCCAACCGCCTCCTTCCATGCTCGACAGACGCTATTTCCCGCGACAGGTGGTCGCATCGGGCGGCAATCGCTGGGACTGGGCACTGCTGCCGCTGGTGCTGGCCCTGCTCTTCGCCCTGGCCTATGGCGGCTCGCAGATGGCGCGGCCCTATCAATTGGGCCAGTCGATGCCCATCAGCCTCGACCCGCTGGTGCTGCCGTACTACCTGCTGCGCACCACGCTGCGCATGTTCCTCGCGCTGGCCGCATCGCTGGTGTTCGCCTGCGCCTTCGCGGCGGTCGCGGCCAAGTACCGCGCGGCCGAGCGGGTGATGGTGCCGATGCTCGACATCCTGCAGTCGATCCCAATCCTGGGCTTCCTGTCGATCACGGTCACGGGCTTCATCGCGCTGTTCCCCGGCAATCTGCTCGGCGTGGAATGCGCCGCCATCTTCGCCATCTTCACCTCGCAGGCCTGGAACATGGCCTTCAGCCTCTACCAGTCGCTGCGCACGGTGCCGTCCGAGTTGCGCGAAGCGGCGGAGGTGTTCCAGCTGTCGGGCTGGCAGCGCTTCTGGCGGCTGGAGCTGCCCTTCGCGATGCCGGGCCTGCTGTGGAACATGATGATGTCGATGTCCGGCGGCTGGTTCTTCGTGGTCGCCTCGGAGGCGATCTCGGTGTCGGACCAGAGCATCAAGCTGCCGGGCGTGGGCTCGTACATCGCGATGGCGATCGAGGTGCGCGACCTCGGCGCCATCGGCTGGGCCATCGGCGGCATGCTGGTGGGCATCGTGCTGTACGACCAGCTCTTCT
The sequence above is drawn from the Variovorax sp. J2L1-78 genome and encodes:
- a CDS encoding TOBE domain-containing protein, which codes for MSIQAINVRNQFKGKVKEIIRGDVVSEVDVETPWGIVTSVITTRSVDELQLKPGSDVVALVKSTEVSIAKL
- the ssuC gene encoding aliphatic sulfonate ABC transporter permease SsuC, producing MTEQVQPLPATNAPSFAGLKGFGANVAGRLVPWIVPVTLIVAWQIASSLGWLSTRVLPAPLDVVKAAWTLTASGELWTHVKVSAGRALAGLAIGGGLGLALGLLTGSVKFFETLLDSTIQMVRNIPALALIPLVILWFGIDETAKLFLISVSVFFPIYLNTFHGIRNVDPQLIEMGRTYGLSRWQLYREVILPGALSSILVGLRFSLGLMWVILIVAETISAQAGIGYLTMNAREFLQTDIVLVGILLYALLGKLADLFARGLERWWLRWHPGYQAK
- the ssuD gene encoding FMNH2-dependent alkanesulfonate monooxygenase, with amino-acid sequence MQVFWFLPTHGDSRYLGTTEGARTVDLAYLQQIAGAADRLGYEGVLIPTGRSCEDPWVIASSLIGATNKLKFLVAVRPGLHQPSLAARMAATFDRLSGGRVLVNLVTGGDQAELEGDGVFLDHAARYEQSAEFIRIWREIIARSHDGQTFDYEGKHLSVKGAKLLFPPTQKPYPPVWFGGSSEAAHELAAEQVDTYLTWGEPPAEVAKKIADVKARAARKGRTVKFGIRLHVIVRETEDAAWQAAEDLISRVDDQTVIRAQAAFSKMDSVGQRRMAALHAGGAKRKREDLEISPNLWAGVGLVRGGAGTALVGDAKTVAARIEEYAALGLDNFILSGYPHLEESYRFAELVFPLLPRKQRPGLPGQTLTGPFGEVVANLDAPSRLVSQS
- a CDS encoding oxidative damage protection protein, with the protein product MARMVQCIKLGKEAEGLDFPPYPGDLGKRLWENVSKEAWAAWLKQQTMLVNENRLNLADQRAREYLKRQMEKHFFGEGADVAQGYVPPAA
- a CDS encoding ATP-binding cassette domain-containing protein; amino-acid sequence: MSAVFEAPIIAGGVKLEIRNVHKRYGEREVLRNTQLTIEPGQFIAIVGRSGCGKSTLLRLVAGLEPSTDGTLSTDGRTIDGLHDDTRIMFQEARLLPWRRVLDNVTLGLPSHLRARGREVLAQVGLADRENEWPARLSGGQRQRVALARALVHHPRLLLLDEPLGALDALTRIEMHRLIESLWQTHRFTALLVTHDVQEAVALADRVILIEDGRIALDENIALARPRSQGDPAFAAIEKRILDRVLQKPATEEAESANDTRWADGPAHVLRWAV
- a CDS encoding aliphatic sulfonate ABC transporter substrate-binding protein — translated: MTSSLSLTRRGALGTLAALGAASAFAQGTSTVRIGYQKSSTLIVVLKTQGTLERQLAPLGVKPSWHEFTSGLPLLEALNLDNLDFSADVADTVPVFAQAAGAQLTFVAQEAPSPAAQAILVREDSPIKTLADLKGKKIGFAKAAGAHYLLIAALDKAGLSLKDIEPAYLTPADGRAAFEKGAIDAWVVWDPFLAAAQRQSKVRVLADGTGIASYQRYYLASTKFATARADVLGVIYAELAKAGQWVKANPKDAAALLAPVWGIDAATVEQANARRSYAVRPASLDVIGEQQKIADAFFAEKLLPRKIDALASPLFKPGAGA
- a CDS encoding sulfate ABC transporter substrate-binding protein, producing MSLRRDFIKLSLGAALASGMALTAVPSFAQTVNLLNVSYDPTRELYVDYNKAFAAYWKGKTGQDVVIKQSHGGSGKQARSIIDGIDADVATLALAGDTDALVKHGGLVKADWQKRLPHNSAPYTSTIVFLVKKGNPKGLKDWDDLIKPGVQVITPNPKTSGGARWNYLAAWEFAKRKYGGPDGGDSKAKDFVAKLYKNVPVLDTGARGSTITFVQRGVGDVLLAWENEAYLALKEFGPEKFDIVAPSISILAEPTVAVVDKVVDKKGTRAVAEEYLKYLYSDEGQDIAGRNYYRPTSEKAKAKYDKQFPKLTLFTIDQAFGGWEKADKAHFADNGSFDQIYTNK
- a CDS encoding sulfonate ABC transporter substrate-binding protein, which translates into the protein MTRPAIPRRRLIQGAAAAVLLPSISAFAQAPARTLRIGNQKGILSLLKGRGMLEKQLAALNVSVKWTEFTAGPVQLEALNVGSIDFGDVGEAPPIFAQAAGAPLAYVAATVPRPAVEAVIVPKGSAIRTVADLKGKKIALNKGSNVHYFIVKLAEKHGLAYSDLNLVYLPPADARAAFEKGSVDAWVIWDPFLAAAQTTLDARLLADATGVVGNRAYYFSSLDYVAKNADVLKLVVEEINRIDQWAEANQGAYATELAALLGLPKPALDLFVGRNRYGTTPITKAILAEQQQIADTFFALKLIPKKINVLDAAAAGIA
- a CDS encoding cysteine hydrolase family protein, encoding MNTAVLVIDVQQGLCEGDDAAFASAETIARINQVSTKARAAGRPVIFIQHESNDGALVHGSAGWQLAQGLEALPTDLRVRKTAADSFHRTALQDLLQQHGIDALVVCGMHTEFCVDTTTRRALALGYPVTLVEDAHTSAGNAALSAPQVIAHHNITLSNIESFGPRVRLVAAAALRFDGC
- the ssuE gene encoding NADPH-dependent FMN reductase; this encodes MTVLLIAGSPTTPSRSSALLEAVGQRLEGRGARIERIAVRDLPAQPLLHADWSHPAVERVIAQVAEARVVVIATPVYKAAYSGILKVLLDLLAQDALKGKTVLPLATGGSPHHMLALDYALRPVLQALAARQILPGVYATDSQVTLTPEGAYQVHADLARRLDDAAEALAAEGLKLAPRRGFDPVPFSQVRCSV